A stretch of Paenibacillus sp. URB8-2 DNA encodes these proteins:
- a CDS encoding N-acetylmuramoyl-L-alanine amidase → MIPNNKWRVPARGVLVLLIVETLLAGNANASFASPDGQPEQRQTLIGHGHRIILIDAGHGGIDGGTSHGDILEKDLTLAISRKLFMLLRADDFDAVLNRFGDYAPSEENMWLRSRSRHQRDLAQRKELAETLPAAVVVSVHINWAPSSSKHGPIVLYRQEGRSFILAKAIQDQLNGLYGVESDTRPGKPFYLLNKITAPTVIVEAGFISSPVDRAMLTTSQGQEKIAEAISSGIAAYLMEL, encoded by the coding sequence TTGATTCCGAATAACAAATGGAGAGTGCCGGCAAGAGGAGTGCTGGTCCTGCTCATTGTCGAAACCCTGCTGGCTGGTAACGCCAACGCGTCCTTTGCCTCACCGGATGGACAGCCTGAACAACGTCAAACACTGATTGGGCACGGTCACCGCATCATCCTGATCGACGCCGGGCACGGGGGCATTGACGGCGGGACCTCGCATGGAGACATTCTGGAAAAAGATTTGACGCTCGCCATTTCCCGCAAGCTGTTCATGCTGCTGAGAGCGGATGACTTTGACGCCGTCCTGAACCGGTTCGGCGATTATGCGCCCAGCGAGGAGAATATGTGGCTTCGCAGCCGCTCCCGCCATCAGCGCGATCTCGCCCAGCGCAAGGAGCTTGCCGAGACGCTGCCCGCCGCTGTCGTCGTGAGCGTTCATATTAATTGGGCGCCATCTTCCTCGAAGCACGGACCAATTGTGCTCTACCGCCAGGAAGGCCGCAGTTTCATCCTTGCCAAAGCTATTCAGGATCAGCTGAACGGGCTCTACGGCGTAGAGTCCGATACCCGGCCCGGAAAGCCGTTCTACCTGCTTAACAAAATAACCGCCCCCACGGTTATCGTGGAGGCGGGATTTATAAGCAGTCCGGTTGACCGTGCCATGCTGACCACTTCGCAAGGCCAGGAGAAAATCGCCGAAGCGATATCTAGCGGCATTGCCGCTTATCTCATGGAATTGTAG
- a CDS encoding YqzE family protein, producing the protein MASDGEDLVKYITEKVVVYMESPRESRGRNRAGRQPWSQKWFGMLPVGLSIWRSSRKVKDKG; encoded by the coding sequence GTGGCCTCGGACGGTGAAGATCTGGTCAAATACATTACTGAAAAAGTGGTCGTTTACATGGAAAGCCCGCGCGAAAGCCGCGGCCGGAACCGCGCCGGAAGACAGCCCTGGAGCCAAAAATGGTTCGGGATGCTGCCGGTCGGCTTGTCAATTTGGCGCAGCAGCCGAAAGGTTAAGGACAAAGGGTAG
- a CDS encoding YqhG family protein has protein sequence MTMTPQQVQKHVMDYLEATECQVIEKSPAHVTVKLSPRADQMLTDRPYYWGFVERTGAEPQTLSFTFVFDPEKYDAANAPAPGGGRGGIGLNGAGGIGNAAADGGLDAPGTASSATASGRPAPPIPAGGGAAPGQAPNAGGAFPAASPGLSAGGDTGPGQASANPVPGAGSSPAPSAGVAAVGAGNAPAANAGPNDSILSRYFGVTPMLPRLGPGLIRREDVTYGSRRLRQIWSAAQTEGKCLHLFEVPGSLQRMTLFSAAYEPWLAVCFKVELRCDLKREELHFIGVSLLTGELRENFGSRLNSIQLSPRLPENVHIQPYELTVSTGADLLERRIVSKLSGQDYGWAEAARRRLQGELEIIDAYYGELLKEPDEEQRLAVEEQYNGRRKETIWQYEPHISVSPVIYGLFHLRKQ, from the coding sequence ATGACCATGACCCCCCAGCAGGTGCAGAAGCATGTAATGGACTACTTGGAAGCGACAGAATGTCAGGTCATTGAAAAATCGCCGGCGCATGTGACCGTAAAGCTGTCCCCCCGGGCCGATCAAATGTTGACCGACCGGCCGTATTACTGGGGATTCGTCGAGCGCACCGGCGCGGAGCCGCAGACGCTGTCCTTCACCTTTGTGTTCGACCCTGAAAAATACGACGCGGCGAATGCCCCTGCTCCGGGCGGCGGGCGCGGCGGCATCGGGTTAAACGGAGCGGGCGGGATCGGCAACGCAGCGGCAGACGGCGGCTTGGACGCACCGGGTACAGCCAGCAGCGCAACGGCATCAGGCAGGCCGGCCCCACCGATACCGGCTGGCGGAGGAGCAGCGCCGGGCCAGGCGCCCAACGCCGGGGGAGCCTTCCCCGCCGCGAGCCCGGGTCTGAGCGCCGGGGGAGACACCGGCCCCGGCCAGGCCAGCGCCAATCCCGTACCGGGCGCCGGGAGTAGTCCCGCACCGAGCGCCGGCGTCGCAGCAGTTGGCGCCGGGAACGCGCCGGCGGCGAACGCAGGACCGAATGACAGCATCCTCTCGCGTTACTTCGGAGTGACGCCGATGCTGCCGCGTCTGGGTCCCGGCCTGATCCGCCGGGAGGATGTCACTTACGGCAGCAGGCGGCTGCGCCAGATTTGGAGCGCGGCGCAGACCGAAGGCAAATGCCTGCATCTATTCGAAGTCCCGGGGAGCCTTCAACGGATGACGCTATTTTCAGCCGCTTACGAGCCATGGCTTGCCGTCTGCTTCAAGGTGGAGCTCCGCTGCGATTTGAAGCGGGAGGAACTGCATTTTATCGGTGTATCCCTTCTCACCGGGGAACTTCGGGAGAACTTCGGCTCCAGGCTGAATTCCATCCAGCTGTCTCCCCGGCTGCCGGAGAATGTCCATATCCAGCCTTATGAACTCACCGTCTCTACGGGCGCCGATTTGCTGGAGCGCCGTATCGTTTCCAAGCTTTCCGGACAGGATTACGGCTGGGCCGAGGCGGCGAGGCGGCGTCTGCAGGGCGAGCTTGAAATTATAGACGCCTACTACGGCGAACTGCTGAAAGAACCCGACGAAGAACAGCGCCTAGCCGTCGAAGAGCAGTACAATGGCCGAAGAAAGGAAACGATTTGGCAGTATGAGCCGCATATTTCCGTATCGCCGGTCATCTATGGCCTGTTTCATCTTCGAAAGCAGTAG
- a CDS encoding DEAD/DEAH box helicase: MTQVPRNNTEQEQGQDFALPVPISFEREWLKDLESRLDKGGPWGDWRLSRLAMEGEASGLVESFEELQCMKHLSSLSPLPHQIDTARKVLFEMSGRAILADEVGLGKTIEAGLVLKEYLVRGLVSKVLILVPASLVLQWVRELNTKFGISAVAQKKAYSWDNDIVVASMDTAKRGPHKDRLISDEYDMLIIDEAHKLKNKKTTNYQFVQQLRKKYCLLLTATPVQNDLGELFNLITLLKPGQLGNQGDFAANFVVDKRVAKNEDQLRGELSKVMIRNRRGEGPVTFTKRKVRNVPLTLSPEEQTLYDGVTSFVKDQYQESGGNLRSMLSLVTLQREVCSSRDAVFVTLVNLTKKLPEDSPRRDRMIELLQLIRTVKANTKAEKTISLIQEMNEKVIVFTEYRATQEYLLQYFREHGIQSVPYSGGMNRGKKDWMMDLFRGRAQVMIATEAGGEGINLQFCHHMVNFDLPWNPMRVEQRIGRVHRLGQQNDVVIHNLSTNGTIEEHILHLLHEKINLFETVIGGLDTILERFEKKESLEKSLYKIMLEAGSNEEIRSKVDNLGQTLADLKDGMLNESEAAP; the protein is encoded by the coding sequence ATGACTCAGGTACCCCGCAATAACACGGAGCAAGAACAAGGTCAGGATTTCGCGCTCCCCGTGCCTATCTCCTTCGAACGTGAATGGCTGAAAGATCTGGAGTCCCGATTGGACAAAGGCGGCCCCTGGGGCGACTGGAGGTTGTCGCGGCTGGCAATGGAAGGCGAGGCCTCCGGCCTGGTGGAAAGCTTCGAGGAACTGCAGTGCATGAAGCATCTGTCATCGTTGTCGCCGCTCCCCCATCAAATCGACACGGCGCGCAAAGTGCTGTTTGAAATGTCGGGACGCGCGATTCTGGCGGACGAGGTCGGCCTCGGCAAGACGATCGAAGCGGGCCTGGTGCTGAAAGAATATCTGGTGCGCGGGCTGGTCTCCAAAGTGCTAATTCTTGTTCCCGCATCGCTGGTGCTGCAGTGGGTACGCGAGCTGAACACCAAGTTCGGCATATCGGCCGTGGCGCAAAAAAAAGCCTACTCCTGGGACAACGACATCGTCGTCGCGTCCATGGATACGGCCAAGCGCGGTCCCCACAAGGACCGGCTGATCTCGGACGAATACGACATGCTTATCATCGACGAAGCCCACAAGCTGAAGAACAAGAAGACGACCAACTACCAATTTGTCCAGCAGCTCCGCAAAAAATACTGCCTGCTCCTCACCGCCACCCCGGTCCAGAACGATCTGGGCGAGCTGTTCAATCTCATTACCCTGCTGAAGCCGGGCCAGCTTGGAAATCAGGGGGATTTTGCCGCCAATTTCGTTGTGGACAAGCGCGTAGCCAAGAACGAAGATCAGCTCCGGGGCGAGCTGTCCAAGGTCATGATCCGCAACCGCAGGGGCGAAGGACCGGTGACCTTTACGAAGCGGAAAGTGCGAAATGTCCCGCTTACTCTTTCACCCGAAGAACAAACATTATATGACGGCGTTACCTCTTTTGTCAAAGATCAATATCAGGAATCGGGCGGCAATTTAAGGAGCATGCTGTCGCTTGTCACCTTGCAGCGGGAGGTGTGCAGCAGCCGGGACGCGGTGTTCGTAACCCTGGTCAATTTGACGAAAAAGCTGCCCGAGGACTCGCCGCGCCGTGACCGGATGATCGAGCTCCTTCAGTTGATCCGGACAGTAAAGGCGAACACCAAGGCGGAGAAGACCATCTCGCTCATCCAAGAGATGAACGAAAAAGTAATTGTATTCACCGAGTACCGGGCGACGCAGGAATATTTGCTGCAATACTTTCGCGAGCACGGCATCCAATCCGTCCCTTATTCCGGCGGCATGAACCGCGGCAAAAAAGACTGGATGATGGACCTGTTCCGCGGCCGCGCCCAGGTGATGATTGCCACCGAAGCGGGCGGCGAGGGAATCAATCTGCAATTCTGCCACCATATGGTCAATTTCGATCTTCCGTGGAATCCGATGCGGGTCGAGCAGCGGATCGGCCGGGTGCACCGGCTGGGCCAGCAGAACGATGTCGTCATCCACAACCTCTCCACCAACGGAACGATCGAGGAGCATATCCTGCATCTGCTGCATGAGAAGATTAATCTGTTCGAGACGGTAATCGGCGGTCTGGATACGATTCTGGAACGCTTCGAGAAGAAAGAGTCGCTGGAAAAAAGCCTCTACAAAATCATGCTTGAAGCCGGAAGCAACGAAGAAATCCGCAGCAAAGTGGATAATCTCGGCCAGACGCTGGCCGATCTGAAGGACGGAATGCTTAATGAAAGCGAGGCCGCGCCATGA
- a CDS encoding adenosylcobalamin-dependent ribonucleoside-diphosphate reductase — protein sequence MSTVERKQQLEGLSEKIFLDRYAWKDADTNNAKVGDVVLVLTKDDPKFPTKEVGEIVERSGKTVTVKTRRGELVQSDVEKLTLNIEKTPEEMWDRLAGAMASVEKTPELQREWTDKFRSILDDWKLVPGGRIAAGAGASDELTLFNCYVVPSPKDSRGGIMETLSEMTEIMARGGGVGINLSSLRPRRAVVKGVNGSSSGAVSWGGLFSYTTGLIEQGGSRRGALMLMINDWHPDVADFITVKQTMGQVTNANLSVCVSNGFMKAVKEDLDWDLVFPDTTEPDYNEVWDGDLDKWKAAGRKVNHYRTVKARDIWHTIIESAWKSAEPGVVFMEYYNQMSNSWYFNPIICTNPCGEQGLPGWGVCNLSAINLSKFYDAEKHDVAWDDLATTTRYSVRFLDNVIDKTPYHFPENEANQKKERRVGLGTMGLAELMIKLNVRYGSPESLEFLDKLYGFMAREAYLASSGIAAEKGSFQAFDAEKYELSGFMKNMTEVYPEVGEAISKQGMRNVTVITQAPTGSTGTMVGTSTGIEPYFAFKYFRQSRLGFDEQFVPIAEEYLEAHPGEELPDYFVTSMDLSAKDHIRVQAAIQRWVDSSISKTANCPNDFTVEETKELYELAFDLGCKGVTIYRDGSRDTQVLQTEKKEDKKDASLKETAAPAVEADAAVPAVEAVQASATASSSDSAATSSAQAGSASNAGTVVDKQYKKRPQVLRGATYKINTPFGMAYITINDLNGTPAEIFLNVGKAGSDVFAMAEALGRVCSLFLRYGDHGEKVELLIKHLKGIGGSGAIGFGANRVESIADAVAKALETHVQQSAHEDHAPAPIAATLALEDFESALNAELKSGGAPAAPAEADHGHGGHGHSHSSATSRDLCPSCGSASLINIEGCKTCGNCGYSRCG from the coding sequence TTGAGTACAGTGGAGCGCAAGCAGCAGCTGGAGGGGCTAAGCGAGAAAATCTTTTTGGACCGCTACGCCTGGAAGGACGCCGACACAAACAATGCCAAGGTGGGGGACGTGGTGCTGGTCCTGACGAAGGACGATCCGAAGTTCCCTACCAAGGAAGTGGGGGAAATCGTGGAGCGCAGCGGCAAGACCGTAACGGTCAAGACCCGCCGGGGCGAACTGGTGCAGTCCGACGTGGAGAAGCTGACGCTCAATATTGAAAAAACACCGGAAGAAATGTGGGACCGCCTGGCGGGAGCGATGGCTTCCGTTGAGAAGACGCCGGAGCTGCAGCGCGAATGGACGGATAAATTCCGCAGCATTCTGGATGACTGGAAGCTCGTTCCAGGGGGGCGGATCGCGGCCGGAGCGGGAGCGAGCGATGAGCTGACGCTGTTCAACTGCTATGTCGTGCCTTCGCCAAAAGACAGCCGGGGCGGCATCATGGAAACTTTGTCCGAAATGACGGAAATTATGGCACGCGGCGGCGGGGTCGGCATCAACCTGTCTTCGCTGCGCCCGCGCCGCGCCGTAGTCAAAGGCGTTAACGGTTCTTCCAGCGGAGCGGTATCCTGGGGCGGACTGTTCAGTTACACGACAGGTCTAATCGAGCAGGGCGGAAGCCGCCGTGGGGCGCTGATGCTGATGATCAACGACTGGCATCCGGACGTGGCCGATTTCATTACCGTCAAGCAGACGATGGGTCAAGTAACGAACGCCAACCTGTCGGTATGCGTCAGCAACGGCTTTATGAAGGCGGTCAAAGAGGATCTCGACTGGGATCTTGTATTCCCGGATACGACAGAGCCGGATTACAATGAAGTCTGGGATGGCGACCTCGATAAATGGAAGGCTGCCGGCCGCAAGGTCAATCATTACCGTACCGTAAAAGCACGGGATATCTGGCATACCATCATTGAATCCGCATGGAAATCGGCCGAGCCGGGCGTCGTCTTCATGGAATATTACAACCAGATGTCCAACAGCTGGTACTTCAACCCAATCATTTGTACGAATCCTTGCGGCGAGCAGGGGCTGCCCGGCTGGGGCGTCTGCAACTTGTCCGCGATCAACCTCTCCAAGTTCTACGACGCGGAGAAGCATGATGTGGCTTGGGACGATCTCGCTACGACGACCCGCTATTCCGTGCGCTTCCTGGACAATGTCATCGACAAGACGCCGTACCATTTCCCGGAGAACGAAGCCAATCAGAAAAAAGAGCGCCGCGTAGGCCTCGGAACGATGGGTCTGGCCGAGCTGATGATCAAGCTGAACGTCCGCTACGGCAGCCCTGAATCGCTGGAATTTCTGGACAAGCTGTATGGCTTCATGGCCCGCGAAGCTTATCTGGCTTCTTCCGGGATCGCGGCGGAAAAAGGTTCTTTCCAGGCATTCGACGCTGAGAAGTATGAGCTGAGTGGCTTTATGAAAAATATGACCGAGGTGTACCCCGAGGTCGGCGAAGCCATCTCGAAGCAAGGGATGCGCAACGTTACGGTTATAACCCAAGCGCCGACAGGCAGCACGGGCACGATGGTCGGCACATCGACCGGCATCGAGCCGTACTTTGCCTTCAAATATTTCCGTCAAAGCCGCCTAGGCTTCGACGAGCAATTCGTACCGATTGCAGAGGAGTATCTTGAGGCTCATCCGGGCGAAGAACTGCCGGACTATTTCGTAACTTCGATGGACCTGTCCGCCAAGGATCATATCCGCGTACAGGCTGCCATTCAGCGCTGGGTGGACAGCTCCATTTCCAAGACGGCGAACTGCCCGAACGACTTTACGGTGGAAGAAACGAAAGAACTGTACGAATTGGCCTTCGACCTCGGCTGCAAAGGCGTCACGATCTACCGCGACGGCAGCCGCGATACGCAGGTGCTGCAAACGGAGAAGAAGGAGGACAAGAAAGACGCTTCGCTGAAGGAGACGGCTGCTCCGGCGGTTGAGGCTGATGCGGCTGTTCCAGCGGTCGAAGCAGTACAGGCTTCAGCGACGGCATCTTCTTCCGACTCCGCAGCTACGTCTTCCGCTCAGGCAGGCAGCGCATCCAATGCAGGCACGGTTGTCGACAAGCAGTACAAGAAACGCCCGCAGGTGCTGCGCGGCGCGACATACAAGATCAATACGCCGTTCGGCATGGCGTATATTACGATCAACGATCTGAACGGCACGCCCGCCGAAATCTTCCTGAATGTCGGCAAGGCCGGTTCCGACGTGTTCGCGATGGCGGAAGCGCTCGGCCGCGTCTGCTCCCTGTTCCTCCGCTACGGAGACCACGGCGAGAAGGTAGAGCTGCTGATCAAGCATCTCAAAGGCATCGGCGGCTCCGGCGCCATCGGCTTCGGTGCGAACCGCGTCGAGTCCATCGCCGACGCGGTGGCGAAGGCGCTGGAAACTCATGTGCAGCAAAGCGCACACGAAGACCACGCGCCCGCGCCAATCGCGGCAACGCTCGCGCTCGAGGATTTCGAGAGCGCGCTGAACGCCGAGCTGAAGTCTGGCGGCGCTCCGGCAGCTCCCGCCGAGGCCGATCACGGCCACGGCGGACACGGGCACAGCCATTCGTCGGCGACTTCCCGCGACTTGTGCCCGTCCTGCGGCAGCGCCTCGCTGATTAACATCGAGGGCTGCAAAACCTGCGGGAATTGCGGGTACAGCCGGTGCGGGTAA